The stretch of DNA AACTTATAAACTTCCGTCAATAATTCCCAAGCCCACTGAATAGCTTCTTTTTTGAAATAGTCGCCAAAGCTCCAGTTACCCAACATTTCAAACAACGTATGGTGATAGGTATCGATACCTACTTCTTCCAAGTCATTATGTTTACCAGAAACGCGAAGACATTTTTGCGTATCGGCGACACGAGGAAACTTAACCGGAGAAACACCTAAGAAAATATCCTTAAAAGGTGCCATACCTGAGTTAACGAACATTAGGGTCGGATCGTTTTTAACCACCAATGGTGCCGAAGGAACAATTTTATGTCCTTTACTTTCAAAAAAGTCTAAAAATGCTTTACGTATAGATCTGGAATCCATGAAATGTATAATTTGATATTTTTAACCGCTAAGGCGCTAACACACGAAGGCTATTGTCTTTGTGTGTTAGCGCCTTTTTCGATTTTTAATAAGCCTCAAAAATAACTGTTTGAATTGGAAGGCAAAAGCTAAATGAAAAATAATAATCTTTGCCTTTTGACAACAATTGAACTGAAAATCTCTTAGCGCCTTTGTGCCTTTGTGGTTAATAAAATTTTTAGCATGAATTTAGTTAAACGTGACCTTAAAGCCATATGGCACCCATATACTCAAATGAAAACCGCCTCTGCCCCTATTCCAATTGTAAGAGGCGAAGGATTATATTTAATTGATGAGCATGGAAATCGTTACATGGATGTGGTGGCTTCATGGTGGGTAAATATCCACGGACACTCACACTCTTATATCGCTCAAAAGGTTTCTGAGCAATTACATACCTTAGAACATGTGATTTTTGCTGGATTTACACACCCTACGGCTGTTGAATTAGCTGAACGTTTATTGGCGATAATTCCTGATAATCAGCAAAAAATATTCTATTCAGATAATGGTTCAACCGCTGTTGAAGTGGCATTAAAAATGGCCTTTCAATACTGGCATAATTCGGGAATTTCTAAAAAGAAAGTACTTGCTTTTAACAACTCCTATCACGGCGATACATTCGGTGCTATGTCGGTAAGTGCCCGAAGCGCTTTTACCAATGCGTTTGAAAGTCTTTTATTTGATGTAGAATACATTGATCTTCCTACTCCGGAAAATCTCTCCAATCTAAAATCCCATATCTCAAATCTAAGTGATCATATCTCCTCTTTCATTTTTGAACCTTTAGTACAAGGTGCAGGCGGCATGATCATGTATGAGGCGGCTCCTTTAGATGAATTAATTCGTTTTTGTAAAGAGCAGAATATTCTTGTAATTGCCGATGAAGTAATGACCGGCTTTGGTCGTACTGGTAAGCTGTTTGCCTGCAATTATTTGACCGAACAGCCTGATATGATATGTTTTTCAAAAGGGTTAACTGGCGGAACTATGCCTTTAGGAATTACTTCGTGTTCGCAAGCTATTTATGACCGTTTCTTATCGGATGATAAATTAAAAACACTTTTCCACGGACATTCCTTTACAGCTAATCCTGTTGCCTGTGCAGCTTCTTTAGCAAGTTTGGATCTTCTTTTAAAAGAAGAAACTATGAAACAAATTGAAATGATCTGCGAAAAGCATTCGGTGTTCAAAAACAAGATAGTTGGGCATGCTAAATTATTTGACATACGCCAACAAGGAACCATTTTGGCGATGGAGTGGAATTACGGTGAAAACACTTCCTATTTCAATGAAGTAAGGGACAAGCTGTACAACTTTTTTCTTGAAAACAAGATCATTATGCGCCCAATGGGCAATGTTCTTTACCTATTACCTCCCTACTGCATTACAACTGCTGAACTTGATTTTGTGTACGGCAAGATTGAAGAGGCATTAGAAAAATTTTAATAACCCGCAAAGACACGAAGGCACAAAGTAAAAACTTCTGATTTGTAAAGAAAAAACTTAGCGTCTCTGCATCTTAGCGGTAAAAAATACTTTAATAAACCGCAAAGACACGAAGGCGCAAAGTAAAAACTTCTGATTTGTAAAGAAAAAACTTAGCGTCTCTGCGTCTTAGCGGTAAAAAATACTTTAATAAACCGCAAACACACGAAGGCACAAAGTAAAAACTTCTGATTTATAAAGAAAAAACTTAGCGTCTCTGCGTCTTAGCGGTAAAAAATACTTTTAACTTTGCCACCCTAAACCAATCTTTTATGCAACTCGAAAAAATTGTATCCAAAATAACACAGCAACCTGAAGTGCACGCCAAATGGTTAAACACACTTTCGATGATGGAAAATACCGGGGCACGTAAAATTTCAGCTTGTGAACATAAAAAGGATGTAACGCTCATTGTTTTAAAACATGCTGCTGAAGAAGCTCGTCATGCTTATTACCTTAAAAAGCAAATCGGTAAAATTGATGAAGCGCTTTGTCCAGACTATAATAATGACCATTTATTAGCGCCACAAGCAAGCTATACTTACCTAAATTCATTGGATATCGAAGTTTGCAGGTACCTAAAGGATGAATTGAGATTAAAAGGTGAAGAACTAAAATTTGCAGCTTACTTATTGGTAACCTATGCTATCGAAGTAAGAGCGGATGAAATTTATCCAATCTACCAGGATGCATTAGATCTTACGGGTAGCAAAGTAAATGTGAAATCAATTATTTTAGAAGAGGAAGGACATTTGGAAGAAATGATCAATCAACTGAAAAAGTTCTCTGACGACTGGGAATCGCATGGACAAAAAGCTATTGCGATTGAATCGGCACTCTATCAAAATTGGTTAAATGAGTTGGAAAAGGAATTAATTTGATAGTATTGGAAAAATCTGAGCAATATTAAATTATGCAATCAAACGCTAAAACTCCACAAGAATATATCGAATCCCTACCGGAAGATCGTAAAACAGCACTTTCAAAATTAAGAGCTGCTATTCATCAAAATCTTCCGGCAGGTTTTGAAGAAGCCATGTCCTATGGCATGCTTGGCTATATAGTTCCACATTCGCTATATCCAGCCGGGTATCATTGTGCACCAGAACTGCCGCTTCCCTTTATGAGTATTGCCTCACAAAAAAACTTTGTGGCCATTTATCATATGGGAATGTATATGGATAATGAATTATTAGACTGGTTTACAAGCGAATATACTAAACATAGTACACTCAAACTGGATATGGGCAAAAGCTGTGTCCGTTTCAAAAAAATGGATCAAATTCCATTTGAATTGATCGGTGAGCTAGCATCAAAAATGACAACTGATCAATGGATCGAACTTTATGAAAAGAAACTGATGCGTTGATAATGATTCTTTTACCATTTTAGCTTAGTTTTTGTCAAGAAAGAATTAACACCTTTTTTAAAATCTTCGGTTGAACGAATATGAGCATTGGTTTCTGCGGCATAAACTAATGCTTCTTCTGACTTCATTTGCTGAACCTTCTGAATAAGATCTTTGGTGTAGGCAATAGAATTTGCTGATGTTTCGTTACTCAGTTTTTCGGCAAAAAGTCTGACCTCTTCAGCTAACTGATGTTTGGTTACTAAGTAATTAATCAGTCCAAACTCTTTGGCTTCTGAAGCCGTAATCAGCCGCCCACTTAATAATAAATCGCGAGCTTTGCCTTCTCCAATTTTCCTGATCAAAAATAAGGCAACTATAGCCGGAACAAAACCTATTTTAACTTCGGTGTAACCAAACTGAGCTTCAGGAGCTGCAAACACAAAATCGCACACGGTTATCAAGCCACATCCTCCCGCAATGGCATGTCCTTGTACCTTTGCAATGGTTATTTTTTGTGAAAAGTAAATCGCTGCAAACAGTTCGCGCAACTGGTGACTGTCGGCAAGGTTTTCAGCGGCAGAATTCTGTTGAAGTTGCTGAAGATAGGCTAGGTCTGCACCTGCACTAAACACATCCCCTTCCGCTTCTAAAACAATAATCTTTACATCCTTATCTTTTTCTGCTTTATAAAATGCTTGTTTTAACTGCTGAACCATTTCCTCATTTAACGCATTGCGTTTTTCAGCACGGCTCAACGTAATAAAAGCAATTCTGTTTTCGACTTTATAATTGATCAGTTCCATTAAATAGAAATTCTTAATGCTTGAGATTGATGTATATTAACTATATCCTTACCCAGTATTTTACATTGTTCCTGAATCTGAGTAGCCCTGTATTCCGGAACCGAATTATCGATCACAATACATTTTGTATCAAACAGTTGCAATAGCTGTTTAGGATCAACTTTATGTTTACCGGATATTAACAGGTAATCGACTTTTAATTTCTTGTTTACTTCATAAGGTCGAAATTTAGAATCAATTACTCCGATACGCAAATTATAAAATTGAATGAAATTATATTGCTTTAATAAATGAACATTCTCGCTCTTCTTTTGGAGATACTGAACCGATTTTATTCCTAAATGTAAAATGTACGGTTGAATTGAAAAGTTGAACTGTTTTTCGGGTAAAACGCTGTCGGCATAAAGATATAATGTTTGACCATCCGTAAATCCCATTGCCGTTGTACTCTTTAACGCAAAAACGATCATTTCTTTTTGTTTTGATGAATGGTAGCTTTTAAACGCAAACGAACAACATAACGCAGTCATACAAGCTAAAAAAGAAAGTTTCAATAGCGTTTTTCTTGAAATCATTAAATAACCTAAAATGACTATAGCTACGACCATAATGGTCAGCTGAAACTCATCAATCATTAAGTTTTGAAAAATAGCAAAGGGTAAATGACTCAATTTATATAGTATGAGATTCATTAGTGAAATCACATTTGAAAGAGCCCACCCTACTCCCGACCCCAAAATTGAAACGGGTGAAACGAGCAATAATAAAATTCCACCATAAAGAATAATACTTGCCAGAGGAATTATTAAAATATTAGCAACCAGAAAATAATTAGGGAATTGATGAAAATAGTAAACTGACAATGGAAATGTAACCAATTGAGCAGCAATGGAAACACTCGACATTAACCATAGTTGATTCAGCAGCCAATTGTCAAGTTTTATCCATCGATAAATCTTGGGTTGAAAATAGATAATGCCCAAAACAGCTAAGTACGATAACTGAAAACCCACATCAACCAATAAATAAGGATTGAATAACAGCAAAAAGAATAATGAAACTGCTATTGAATTATAAATATTGGTATACCTGTTAAATCCCTGAGCTGTTGCAATGATACTGATCATAAATGCTGCCCGACAAACTGCCGGAGAAAACCCGGTTATTGATGCATAAAACCAGGTAAGTAGCAGTGTTAAAAGAACTTTTATATACCTACCTCCTTTGACTTTATCCAAAAAACCAAGCAAGTAATTAATTACTATGTAGATAATGCCAACATGTAATCCGGATACTGATAGAATGTGAACTGTGCCTGTATTGGTAAAGGCATTTACAATATCGGGACTTAAATCGGCTCTGTAACCCAATAAAAATGCGGAAACAATTCCAGCATTTTCCCTTTCAGTAATGTATTTATTAAATCGTTGTACACATTTTTCGCGAAGCTTTAAGGCATAATAGGTTAAGTTGTGTTTGGGTTCTACCGGAATAATCCTGAACTCACTTTTCTTTAAATAAGTTTGGTAATGAATGTTTTTAAAACCCAGGTATTGTTTGTAGTCAAATTCATATGGATTTTGGGGAGGATCCATTAATTTATATTTGGAAGGGATTAACAAATAGGTACCGTAGCCAACAGAATCAGTTGTTTCTAAAGTTACCAGCAAATTGCCAGAACAATCTGACAGCCTTTCCTTCTTATTTACCTTAACTACTTTTGCATTAAATTTCACCTGCTTCCCTTTTCGTATTGGGACATCATTTACATAAATTACAAATGAGGTGGCAGTTTTCTTGGTAAAATGCTCCGAACTCATCAGTTCATTATGCAATCCAGTTCCCACCAAACCAACAATAAAAAAGGATACGTTTATCAGTTTTCCTTTATATTTCTTCCAGGTTGTTTGATTGATCTGCTTGTTATTAAATGTGATAAAACCCAAAACAACCAAGGCTATTAATAATAGCAGTACATTAAAAGATATCGATAGTGAGCTAAATAGACTTACTGTGACTCCTGCTAAAAATGGGAATAGTATTCTTAAAAAAGTTAGCTGTCGGGTTTGGAGACGTAAACTGCTCATTTGTTTGATTTTATTCTTATCGTATAACACACCCCTAACCCCTCTCAAGAGGGGAACCTTGAATCAACTTCGTTGATTTAATATTCTTAAATCGCATAACAATTATGTGTTAAAACTATGAGTAAGCACTGTCGGAGTTCCCCTCTTGAGAGGGGTTAGGGGTGTGTCTTTTATTTATTCATTTTATTGCATACATTTTCCTCAATCCATATTTCAATCGTTCTCACAACATTTTCAATATCCTTTAGCACCTCATCATCATCAAACCGAAGTACTTTAACCCCTACTTCGTTTAATTCTATTTCTCTTTTAACATCATGTGCTAAAGAATGCTCATGATAATGAGAAAATCCATCCACTTCTATTGCCAGATTCAATTCATGACAATAGAAATCTACTATATAACACAGCAAAGGTTTCTGTCGATGAAAATCATAATTATATGGCCTTAACTTGAGTTCATTCCACAATAACACTTCAGCCAAGGTGCTGTCGTTTCTAAGCCTTCTGGCTAATAATTTCAACTTAGGATCATAAGGAATAATTTTTCTTTTCATTTACTTAAAATGCATACCTCATTTGTGCTTTAACCTCCGATTTTTTATTCCCATCAATTACATCATAGCCAGATCCCAATTGTTCAACATTTCTATAAGAGTAGACACTATACCTTAGCCAAAAGGTTAAACTCTTGATTGGAATAGCTTTTAAATTCACATAAAAACGAGTTCCGGCATTTTGATACATGGCCGAAGAATAAGAATATAAAATGTCCTTTTCCGCAGCATACAACCTGGAGTTATAGGAATCTGTATCAAATAGTGTGTACCTTGATTCAATCCCTAAACGCTTAGTACGGTTTTGGAGGGCCAAATTAAATGACATGGCAAAACCACTTTCCAATGGGTTCTTCGATTCTTGGAAAGTGACATAATCAATTTTATTCCCCAAACTAAAGCCCTGACTGATATCGTACTCAAATGAAAATCGATAATTTTTTCTGGTGTCGGTTACAACCGAAGTTATTGTTGATTCACTTTGGGTTTGATTAATATCCTTTTCTTGCTTAGTAAACCTTAATTCAAATTTTGCTTTTCTATTGGGTACATAACAGATCATTGAAAATAGTCCATAGCCATTTGTTGGAGCATCAACCCTGTATTTAAGCCAGGGAAAATTGAAATGATCTGCATAGCCAGCCCACTCAATCTTAGGAGTTAGCTTAATATTAATACCCGAATAAAAGCCTCTTTCATTGTTATTGTTTCCGGATTCTCCAAATGCTTGAGAAAATGGATTTGAAAAACTTCGTTGATAATTTCTATAGAGAAAACTCAAAGTTGAATTGGGGCTAATTGCCACCAATACGCCATTTATAGTTCCTGTGCCACCATTAATCAATTTGGCTTCTTCTCCATAAAAATAGAACCTACTTAAGTTCAGTCCATAAGAAAATGAAAGTGCACTTTGTTCTTTCCCCGTAAATTCAAACTGATTATATAAATGAGCAGTCTTAATTAGCGGCTTATCATATTGAAAATGAAAACCTGTAAGTCCAATTGTTAGTTTTCGGAACAGTTGAGCCGATAAATTTCCTCCGTAAAGGAGTTCCTTTAACGATTTTTGATTAGTTAATTCGGTTTCCGTTCGATGATACCCTGTAGTCAATAAAGCTGAAACGAACGATAAAGAATCTGACTTATGGAGAGTTGCATCTAAACTTCTAAATGAGACGAAGGGTGTAAAACTTAAATTCTTATTAAATGCTAATTTTCCAGCTACTCCTCTTAAATAAGCATTTTCATTGGAAGATCTGAAAGCTCCAACACCTGTTCCAATTCTAGCTGTGTTAACAGTCATTGCACTTTTTCCCATTGCATAGCCCGTCCACATTGCTACGCCCTGGCCAAATTGCAAACTATAATCTCCTATAACCAATTGCTTTAATCTCCCGGCATCTTTAATAAACAAATTGCCTGTATAGAAATCGAACCCCTTTAATTTTGTATTAAAAAATGCTTCTCCGGCATCCTTATGTGCCTGAAAAGTCATTTTGATTTTATCTGTATAACTATAGGACAAACGGCTATACAAACGGATTTTATCTCCTATATATTTGTGATCTTTATACCCTCGAGCATCCTCTAGTATACTTGCGGCCGTAACAACAAATTCATTATCCGACAAATGAACTAAATCGCTGAATTTATAGGAGGTGGCACCTGTTACTGCCATAACAGATACAAATGGTTTTAACTGAAGAATGGTTGATTTATCAATCAGATCAATAACTTGTAATTCGGCAACATCTGCTAACGCTCCAAACTTTTGAATGTGCTCCTTTATCGCACTGATCTGCAAATCATTTAATAGATAAAGTGATTTAAGCTCCTCATTTGAAGCTGTATTTAGGTTTAATGGATGCCTTTTATAATAATAAAGCTGATTGGCAAGGTCATTTATATCTAATTCTTCTGTTTCATGCTGAGCAACCACAGATTCTATGATAGTATCAACTATATTAACTTCCTGTTGTTGAGCGTATAAAGAGATTGGAATTGCAAATAAACACCAAAACAAGGTAAACAACCCTAATTTAGAATGCATAAGCAAGATTCATTTGTGAAGAAAACCCTAAGGTTGGATGACTTATTGCACCAAGGTCCATTGCAAAATTTGCGGTATGCAAGCCTAAACCCGCTGTTTCCCTGAATGGGTTAGTGAGAACCCCGCCTCGCAGTGATAATGCATTAAGTAAACCATATTCGATCGCAGTTTTAAAAACAGGAGCAAATGATAAGGTTTTTTCAATCTCAGCAACCCAAAATGTCCGCTGACTAAAATTATATCGCCCTCCGACTCTTAAAATGGTGAATAATGGATTTTGTAATTCGTTACCAAACTTTTCCCTGGTTGGATTAACGATATGCGTCCCTAAGGTTAATTCGGGGAAAACCTTCACTTGCATGCCTACTTCTATTGTATAGGCTGCTACATTACCGTAATCAAGTATGGAAACAGTGTGGTAGTTAAATTTTAATCCTGCTGAAAAATTGGGACCGAAGGTTTTAGCATAACTCAGCGTAGATGTTGTTTCGGTATATGGTTGTTCTCCAAAGGAACTAAAGCTTAAACCAAAATAGTTTGATTTTACCGGAAATCCGATAATAGCTGATTGAGTGCTAAATTCTTTGCTTAAAAAGCGACTTTCGTACCCAATTGAAGCGGAAAAGGAATGGATAGAAGTAAATCCTGCAGGATTTCCCGAAATATTCCAAAGATCCGATATACTCGCCCCTGCATTCGCCAACGCTCCGATACGAGACCCCTGAAAATAGTTTTGTCCGTATACTTTTGCGCAAATGAAGGATACGGACAAAACACCCAGTATGATTTTTCTGATCATGTATAAAAGAGTAGATGTTGACGTATCAATTAAATTACAAAAAAACTTTGAAAATCAAGTAGTTGAATGATTAAATAATAAAATTAACCTTATTGATTTCAACTATTTGAAATGGTAATTACGAATCTGTTTTAATAGTTAAATTAGATGTAGACATTGTTTGTTCTTCGTTTAAATAGCAGCTACTAATAAATCACAAAGTGATTTTTAGAAATTAAACTTTCAAACAATTGAAAAGTTACCGGGGAATGTAAAATAAATGAAAAAAATTGTCATTGGATAATGGAGCGTATCCAATGACAGTATAAAATTGTTATTCCTTTAGCTCGTCGCCAAGTTTCAATAAAAAGGATTTCAAACTTGTTAATGACTCGATAACCTTTTGTTTATCAGTTTCAACATTTTTGTTTCCTTTTAAATAATCTTTGGCTCCCTGAAGGGTGTAGCCTTTTTCTTTCACCAAATGATAAATGATTCTTAAATTTTCTAAATCTTCTGGTGAAAAGAGGCGATTTCCTTTTTTATTTTTCTTTGGTTGAAGAATATCGAATTCCTTTTCCCAAAATCGAATTAAAGAGGTGTTCACATTGAACAAAGCAGCGACTTCGCCAATGGTGTAGTAGAGTTTGGTTATTTCACGGTCTTTGTATGGCATAGTTTAATCGAAGGATTGGTTATTTCGTGATGATAATTCAAGCATTTTTTCGTACTCTGCCGGACTCAAATCATTAAAGTAAAAATTAATCGGGTTTACAGGTTGTCCGTTTTTATGAACCTCGTAATGGCAGTGCGGACCTGTTGATGCCCCTGTACTACCTACATAACCAATCACCTCGCCCCTTTTAACCCTGTTTCCAACCCTCACCGCTATCTTACTCATATGGCCGTAAAGCGTTTGATAGCCATAGCCATGATTTATTTTCACTTCATTTCCATATCCACGTTCCTGTCCTGCAGTTATTACTACACCATCGCCGGTTGCATAAATAGGTGTTCCGGTAGGTGAAGTAAAATCCATTCCCGCATGAAATTTACGGGTTTTATAAATAGGATGAATTCTGTATCCATAACCCGATGCCATTCTTGTTAAATCTTTGTTAGACACTGGTTGTATGGCTGGCACTGATGCCAGTAATTTATCTTTATTTTTAACCTCTTTAGCAAGGTAATCGTAAGACTTGGATTGAATGTACATTTTTTTAGCCAATTCATCTAGTTTACGGGTAGTTTCTATCATCAAGGCGCCAAAATTTGCCGACTCGAGTGCTTTATATCTATTAATGCCGGCAAATGTAGTTTGCCACTCATCCGATGTAATTGGCTCCGATTCAAAAACGGTACGGTAAATATTATTATCACGCTCTTGCAGATCACTTACCACCATATCCATTTGTTTTATCCTTTTTTTTAGGATATCATACTGCATATTAAGCTGTGAAATGTCTCGCTTAAGTTTCTTCTCTTTCGGTGAATCAATTACATTATAGGCAATAGTTACGGCAACTACAGAAAAAACAGTTACTGTTGCTAAATACCCAAGTACTCTAAGAACTTTTTTCTTAACGCTTAGTTCTACTTTTTCGTACTTTAATGTATGCGAGTTATAGAAATACTTTACCTTTTTCGCCATGACATAGGCAAGTCAAAAATTAAAAAATCGATGAAAAATGCGTGAGACCGGGAAAAATAAAGCTTGGCTTTTAATGGTTTGGCTCCTGGCTTTTTACGATTAAAAAACGCATTGGTTACATGAAAAACTGCAAAAGTGTTGTTTAATTATTTATTCAAAAAACTAAACATCATAAGTAACACCACTTAACCTATTAACAAACAAAAGAATATGAGAATCTACTTAAAACCATTACATTCCGGTTGTTAACACTTTCTTTACAGTTTCACATGAATTTAAATCTAAATTTAGGCCTTGAAACTATCCAAACTTGAAAATTTATATTGTTTCTCGAAACCATTGGTAGCAAATTTTGCCCTTTAAATGGATGATTATACTCATAGGAAATATTAAGTAGAAAGGAATAGATAATTTTGTTGAGCCGAGGAATATTTTGAGAATATTACGAGAAAAATAATAGTTAGAAAGACTTTGGGCTTCAAACAGAAAACAAAAAAATTCAATAATAGCTAATGCTGTATAAGGAATTAAACTTTAAGGAACCAGAAAAGTTAACTTAAAAACCCAACTAATCTATTTTAGCTGGTCGATAACACTCCACATTTTCTCCCGGGCAGTCTTAGGGCTACCAGTAAAATTATTTACGATGAAAGAGAAAATATAGGTGTTTCCATCCTTTGAATTCACATACCCGGCATAGGAACGAACGCCATTAATATAGCCATCTTTCATTTTCAATCCATTTATATCTGGAAGTGAAGTATTGAATGTATTAAACCAAGGTTGACGATAAGCATATTGCAATACCTTAGTCATCACCGAAGTAGTTATCCTGTTACCAGGAGATAAACCGCTTCCGTCTACAATATTTAATGCATTTTTATCGATACCCTGCTTAGTCCAGAAATCTTGCTCAACTGAAATACCATTTGTAGTTGACGCCTCTTTACCTTGCATCATAGCAATCGTTTTAACAAGATGCTCACCATAAAGGTTTACGCTTTTACGATCGAACCAGTATATTATTTTACCTAAAGAAGGTGATTGAATTTCTGTTAGTACCTTACTAATTGCAGGAACCGATTTCTCTTCAATTTTCAATCGTCTGGCAGTGGTAATGTCTATTTTAAAATCAAGTGCATTTTGCTCAAGGGCTGCTTTAATTCTATAAGCACACTCATAAGCAGGATCTGGCAATGAACCTGAAATTGTTAAGCCTTTTTCATCAATGCCAATCTCTCCTCTTAAATATCCAAAATCACAGTATGGGGGTAAAAACACATAAGCATCATCTCCGATACCTTTGGAACCCGTTTTAAGTTCATTTTTAAACTTAAGATAATCCATTTTCGGTTTTGAACTTATTAACTGAGCATCACTTCCCACAGATATTCCCGGTTTTAAAACAAGGTCATATTGATTTTCACGCCATGATAATCCGGATGCTCCTGCTCCATAATAGTTACCTATATCTTGCCAAATCCAACCGTCAGGCAAAGTTTGTGATGGAAACAGGCTATCATCAGCTACTAAGCGGCCATTTATCCGTTTAATACCTGCTTGTTTAACAGCTGTAACAATTATACTTATGATTACGTCTTCTTTGGTATCTTCATATCGCCAGGAAGCCAGTGTAGGATCTCCTCCACCTTTAATAATTAAATCACCATTTAACGTTCCGTTATGATCTATTGTGCCTGAATAGCCTATTTGTGTTTTATAACGAAAATCTTCTCCCAATAAACTTAATGCCGTTACAGAAGTTATTGTTTTCAGTGTAGATGCCGGAGCCAAACCCATATCAGGGTTCCGCGAATAGACAACTTCACTGGTTTTAGCATTCAACACTGTAATTCCTACTGAGGCATATTTCAACTGTTCATCTTTCATAAAAGCCGACAAGCTATTATCAACCTTTTGGCGGATCGTTTGGGCTGTTGATTGAAAGTAAGAAGGTAAAAAGAGAAGCAGAATGCAGATTTTCTTCATCAAAAGTTTAATTGGAAAATGATTGGATTCTTGTTAAAAGCATTGAAACTACATGTTTATCAATAGGAAAAGTCATGTCT from Solitalea canadensis DSM 3403 encodes:
- a CDS encoding M23 family metallopeptidase, with translation MAKKVKYFYNSHTLKYEKVELSVKKKVLRVLGYLATVTVFSVVAVTIAYNVIDSPKEKKLKRDISQLNMQYDILKKRIKQMDMVVSDLQERDNNIYRTVFESEPITSDEWQTTFAGINRYKALESANFGALMIETTRKLDELAKKMYIQSKSYDYLAKEVKNKDKLLASVPAIQPVSNKDLTRMASGYGYRIHPIYKTRKFHAGMDFTSPTGTPIYATGDGVVITAGQERGYGNEVKINHGYGYQTLYGHMSKIAVRVGNRVKRGEVIGYVGSTGASTGPHCHYEVHKNGQPVNPINFYFNDLSPAEYEKMLELSSRNNQSFD
- the dacB gene encoding D-alanyl-D-alanine carboxypeptidase/D-alanyl-D-alanine endopeptidase, which gives rise to MKKICILLLFLPSYFQSTAQTIRQKVDNSLSAFMKDEQLKYASVGITVLNAKTSEVVYSRNPDMGLAPASTLKTITSVTALSLLGEDFRYKTQIGYSGTIDHNGTLNGDLIIKGGGDPTLASWRYEDTKEDVIISIIVTAVKQAGIKRINGRLVADDSLFPSQTLPDGWIWQDIGNYYGAGASGLSWRENQYDLVLKPGISVGSDAQLISSKPKMDYLKFKNELKTGSKGIGDDAYVFLPPYCDFGYLRGEIGIDEKGLTISGSLPDPAYECAYRIKAALEQNALDFKIDITTARRLKIEEKSVPAISKVLTEIQSPSLGKIIYWFDRKSVNLYGEHLVKTIAMMQGKEASTTNGISVEQDFWTKQGIDKNALNIVDGSGLSPGNRITTSVMTKVLQYAYRQPWFNTFNTSLPDINGLKMKDGYINGVRSYAGYVNSKDGNTYIFSFIVNNFTGSPKTAREKMWSVIDQLK